A region from the Chionomys nivalis chromosome 22, mChiNiv1.1, whole genome shotgun sequence genome encodes:
- the LOC130864631 gene encoding 40S ribosomal protein S14-like, which yields MAPCKGKEKKEEQVISLGPQVAEGQNVFGVCHIFASFNDTFVHVTDLSGKETTCRVTGGIKVKSSLYAAMLAAQDVTQRCKELGITALHTKLRATGGNRTKTPGPGAQSALRALAHSGMKIGRIEDVTPIPSDST from the coding sequence ATGGCACCTTgcaaggggaaggaaaagaaggaagaacaagTCATCAGCCTTGGGCCTCAAGTGGCTGAAGGACAGAATGTATTTGGTGTCTGCCATATTTTTGCGTCCTTCAATGACACCTTTGTCCATGTTACCGATCTTTCTGGCAAGGAAACCACCTGCCGGGTGACCGGTGGAATTAAGGTAAAGTCCTCTCTGTATGCAGCCATGTTGGCTGCACAGGATGTGACCCAGAGGTGCAAGGAGCTGGGCATCACTGCCCTGCATACCAAACTCCGCGCCACAGGAGGAAACAGGACCAAGACCCCCGGACCTGGAGCCCAATCAGCCCTCAGAGCTCTTGCTCACTCAGGAATGAAGATTGGGCGGATTGAGGATGTCACCCCCATTCCCTCTGACAGCACCTGA